A genomic region of Phragmites australis chromosome 2, lpPhrAust1.1, whole genome shotgun sequence contains the following coding sequences:
- the LOC133896157 gene encoding uncharacterized protein LOC133896157: protein MSRAAMADGGEARGRTLGAVIKEKDEELALFLEMRRREKERGAAAAEQLLLSGHGDGAAGDGLLLLDPRPPAEPKAAAYKMTGGFRRAPGGADDFLHADGGDKNDYDWLLTPPGTPLFPSLEAQSKKSPVGQVGTPKTRPTALKSRLANHPDPPSRSNLPLRSASSNSLNSAATTRRPPSSGGLTSNSSRPSTPTGRPALTSSSKGSRPSTPTSRATVPTKTGASALRSSTPTSRSTLPSARSTTPSRVGGPASSTSAPSGRASAPAGRSSTPTSRSSIPASRSTTPSSRSSIPAQSKPTSRASTPTRRPSAPSAQHGNLAAPVRSSSISKPVSTMSKGSSPAKTAVPTPSRGSSPTVKSRPWKPSEMPGFSLDAPPNLRTSLPERPTSATRGRPGAPSSRSNSVESGPAARPRRQSCSPSRGRTLNGSVPSGSSMPAVRRSHLNGGDSVNPVQMGNKMVERVVNMRRLVPPKHDDQKSSLNSLSGKSSNSPDSSGFGRTLSKKSLDMALRHMDIRRSIPNNLRPLMTSIPASSVHSARSGSTRSRPISVSDSPLATSSNASSEPSVNNNLMCLDSIDIDDELCSERAGPYGR, encoded by the exons ATGAGCCGGGCGGCCATGGCGGACGGCGGCGAGGCCAGGGGGCGGACGCTCGGCGCGGTCATCAAGGAGAAGGACGAGGAGCTCGCGCTCTTCCTCGAGATGCGCCGCCGCGAGAAGGAGCgcggcgccgcggccgccgaGCAGCTCCTGCTCTCCGGCCACGGCGACGGCGCGGCGGGGGACGGGCTGCTGCTCCTCGACCCGCGCCCACCCGCCG AGCCCAAGGCGGCGGCGTACAAGATGACCGGCGGGTTCAGGAGGGCGCCCGGCGGAGCTGACGACTTCCTCCATGCGGACGGTGGCGACAAGAACGATTACGACTG GCTTCTGACACCACCAGGAACTCCACTTTTCCCATCTTTAGAGGCTCAGTCGAAAAAGTCTCCAGTGGGCCAAGTTGGAACCCCAAAGACTCGTCCAACTGCCTTAAAATCAAGG TTGGCCAATCATCCAGATCCCCCATCAAGATCCAACCTCCCATTAAGATCAGCATCATCCAACAGTTTGAACTCAGCTGCTACAACTCGTCGACCGCCATCATCTGGAGGGCTtacttctaattcatcaaggcCTTCAACGCCAACTGGACGCCCTGCATTGACATCTAGCTCCAAAGGTTCAAGACCTTCAACCCCCACTTCCCGGGCTACTGTACCTACCAAAACTGGAGCTTCTGCCCTGAGGTCATCAACACCCACTTCCAGGTCAACACTTCCTTCAGCCAGGTCAACCACCCCATCCAGGGTAGGCGGCCCTGCTAGCAGTACATCAGCTCCTTCAGGCAGAGCATCTGCACCCGCTGGTAGGTCATCAACGCCTACATCAAGGTCATCAATACCTGCTTCCAGGTCAACCACACCATCATCCAGGTCCTCCATACCGGCACAAAGCAAGCCTACATCAAGGGCATCCACCCCAACAAGGCGGCCTTCTGCACCTTCTGCCCAGCATGGTAACTTGGCCGCACCAGTTAGATCGTCCTCGATCTCCAAACCGGTATCTACAATGTCCAAAGGTTCTTCACCAGCAAAAACAGCAGTGCCAACACCTTCAAGAGGCAGCTCACCTACCGTCAAATCAAGACCATGGAAACCATCTGAAATGCCTGGCTTCTCTCTTGATGCGCCTCCAAATCTAAGGACATCGCTACCAGAAAGACCAACCTCTGCCACTCGGGGTAGACCTGGGGCGCCTAGTTCTAGGTCTAACTCTGTTGAGAGCGGGCCGGCTGCTCGACCAAGACGGCAGTCTTGCTCTCCTTCCAGAGGAAGGACTTTAAATGGTAGTGTACCTTCAGGGAGCTCCATGCCGGCAGTGAGAAGATCACATCTCAACGGAGGTGACAGTGTGAACCCAGTTCAAATGGGTAATAAGATGGTTGAAAGGGTGGTGAACATGAGAAGATTAGTTCCTCCAAAACATGATGATCAAAAGTCCAGCCTCAACAGTCTATCTGGTAAATCGTCAAATTCTCCAGATAGCTCTGGCTTCGGTAGGACATTGTCAAAAAAATCACTGGACATGGCACTTCGGCATATG GACATAAGGCGCAGCATTCCAAACAATTTACGGCCTCTTATGACAAGCATTCCGGCATCATCTGTTCATAGTGCACGATCAGGATCCACAAGGAGCAGACCAATAAGTGTTTCAGACTCACCTCTCGCAACAAGCAGCAATGCCAGCTCTGAGCCGAGCGTCAACAACAACCTGATGTGCCTGGACAGTATTGATATCGATGACGAGTTGTGCAGCGAAAGAGCAGGACCCTATGGACGGTGA
- the LOC133896147 gene encoding DNA damage-binding protein 2: MGPTTRARFVYNRRRRAVEEASDDEEEQHDTSSSSDEEEEEAEEASGEEVDDEEEAAAAEPGAKKPPAAAAAGERRGGRKDPITISLKKVCKVCKRTGHEAGFKGAVYIDCPMKPCFLCKMPGHTTLTCPHRIAMEHGVIPAPRRNTNTSLDYVFQSQVKGKISMVKPQFLIPNQLDCGNVKFHQRRVTCLEFHPARNNVLLSGDKKGLLGIWDYVKLHEKITYDSVHSCILNSMKIDTANDGVLYTASSDGTASSTDLDTGIGSPLLNLNPNGWNGPSTWRMIYGMDLNTDKGLLLVADSFGFLYLLDRRSKTRIGHPILIHKKGSKVTCLHCNPAQPEVLLSSGNDHYARIWDTRNLVPNSPLASLAHGRVVNSGYFSPHSGNKILTTCQDNRIRVWDYIFGNLESPSREIVHSHDFSRHLTPFKAEWDPKDYTETVAVIGRYISENYNGVALHPIDFIDTSSGKLLAEVMDPDITTISPVNKLHPQDDILATGSSRSIFIWKPKNEADLIEERTKQKAKKYIYGSGSRKKSNGKHDNSSDDDSDGDSDGKNKKAKRTRFTHTVKGKGKSKV; encoded by the exons ATGGGCCCCACAACCCGCGCCCGCTTCGTCtacaaccgccgccgccgcgccgtcgaGGAGGCctccgacgacgaggaggagcagcatgACACCTCTTCGTCCtccgatgaagaagaagaagaagcggaGGAGGCCTCCGGAGAAGAAGTCGATGACGAGGAGGAAGCGGCCGCTGCCGAGCCCGGGGCCAAGAAGCCTCCCGCGGCTGCGGCAGCGGGGGAGAGAAGGGGCGGGAGGAAGGACCCCATCACCATCAGCCTCAAGAAAGTGTGCAAG GTGTGCAAAAGGACAGGGCACGAGGCAGGGTTCAAGGGGGCTGTGTACATCGACTGCCCCATGAAGCCTTGCTTCCTATGCAAGATGCCAG GCCATACAACCTTGACTTGCCCACATAGAATAGCAATGGAACATGGTGTTATCCCAGCCCCTAGAAGGAATACAAACACTTCATTGGATTATGTCTTTCAGAGCCAAGTTAAGGGCAAGATTTCCATG GTTAAGCCTCAGTTTCTGATACCCAACCAATTAGATTGTGGAAACGTAAAATTTCATCAGAGGCGTGTGACTTGCTTGGAATTTCATCCAGCTAGGAACAATGTTCTTTTATCAGGAGACAAG AAAGGGCTACTGGGTATTTGGGATTATGTTAAGTTGCACGAGAAGATTACGTATGATTCGGTGCACTCCTGCATTCTGAACAGTATGAA GATCGATACCGCCAATGATGGGGTACTATATACTGCTTCCTCTGATGGTACTGCAAGTAGCACAGACCTGGATACTGGAATTGGCTCCCCCTTGTTAAATCTCAATCCGAATGGTTGGAAC GGTCCGAGCACTTGGCGCATGATATACGGGATGGACTTAAACACTGACAAAGGTCTTCTTTTGGTGGCAGATAGCTTTGGTTTTCTTTACTT GTTGGATAGACGGTCAAAGACGAGAATTGGACATCCGATTCTTATACATAAAAAGGGTAGCAAGGTAACCTGCCTTCATTGCAACCCTGCACAACCGGAAGTTCTTCTGAGCAGCGGAAATGATCACTAT GCTCGTATTTGGGATACAAGGAATCTTGTGCCCAACTCTCCCCTTGCCAGCCTTGCTCATGGACGGGTTGTTAATTCAGGGTATTTTTCCCCACATAGTGGAAATAAGATCTTGACAACATGTCAGGACAACCGAATTCGTGTATGGGATTATATTTTCGGTAATCTGGAATCCCCAAGTAGAGAAATTGTGCACAGCCATGATTTCAGTCGTCACTTGACTCCTTTCAAAGCCGAGTGGGATCCAAAG GATTACACAGAAACAGTTGCAGTTATTGGCCGCTACATAAGTGAAAACTACAATGGTGTTGCTCTGCATCCCATTGATTTCATAGATACCAGTTCTGGAAAGCTTCTGGCAGAGGTGATGGACCCCGACATAACAACAATCAGCCCGGTGAACAAGCTACATCCGCAAGATGACATCCTGGCGACAGGAAGCTCAAG GTCCATTTTCATTTGGAAACCAAAGAATGAAGCTGATCTTATAGAAGAAAGGACCAAACAGAAGGCTAAGAAATACATATATGGATCCGGTTCCCGGAAGAAATCAAATGGCAAGCATGACAATAGTAGTGATGACGACTCAGATGGTGATTCTGACGGAAAGAACAAGAAAGCGAAGAGGACTCGCTTCACTCATACCGTAAAGGGAAAGGGCAAATCCAAAGTTTGA